In Streptomyces sp. NBC_01551, one DNA window encodes the following:
- a CDS encoding amino acid permease, with product MSEQFLKDEKRPTARHVDAGDTGYSKSLKPRHVNMIAIGGAIGTGLFLGAGGRLAEAGPSLFVAYAVCGVFAFLVVRALGELVLYRPSSGAFVSYAREFLGEKGAYTAGWMYFLNWATTGIADITAVATYTHYWHLFSDVPQWVIALIALAVVLTVNLISVRIFGELEFWFAIVKVSALVVFMGIGIFLLVTRHPVDGAVPGSALITGNGGIFPNGLLPMLLIIQGVVFAYASVELVGVTAGETENPEEIMPKAINSIMWRVGLFYVGSVVLLSMLMPWSSYSAGQSPFVTVLSHIGVPAAGGVMNLVVLTAAMSSLNSGLYSTGRILRSMAVNGSAPRFTARLSRTQVPYGGILLTSGMCVLGVGLNFVVPADAFEIVLNLAAIGILATWGMIMVCHLFFWRKTRDGKLTRPSYRLPGSPWTELVTLAFLASVLVLMYADGGAARTTVLCVPLIAAALVAGWYAVRGRVARAAAKSDG from the coding sequence GTGAGCGAGCAGTTCCTCAAAGACGAGAAGCGCCCCACGGCCCGTCATGTCGACGCCGGGGACACCGGCTACAGCAAGTCCTTGAAACCCCGGCACGTCAACATGATCGCCATCGGGGGTGCGATCGGCACCGGGCTGTTCCTCGGCGCGGGCGGGCGCCTCGCCGAGGCCGGGCCCTCCCTGTTCGTCGCCTACGCCGTCTGCGGCGTGTTCGCGTTCCTCGTCGTGCGCGCGCTCGGCGAGCTCGTCCTGTACCGGCCGTCCTCCGGCGCCTTCGTGTCGTACGCCCGGGAGTTCCTCGGGGAGAAGGGCGCGTACACCGCGGGCTGGATGTACTTCCTCAACTGGGCGACCACCGGCATCGCCGACATCACGGCCGTCGCCACGTACACCCACTACTGGCACCTGTTCTCCGATGTCCCCCAGTGGGTGATCGCCCTCATAGCCCTGGCCGTGGTCCTCACCGTGAACCTCATCTCGGTGCGGATCTTCGGCGAACTGGAGTTCTGGTTCGCCATCGTCAAGGTCAGCGCGCTGGTGGTCTTCATGGGGATCGGGATCTTCCTCCTGGTCACCCGGCATCCCGTCGACGGCGCCGTCCCCGGATCTGCTCTGATCACCGGCAACGGCGGGATCTTCCCCAACGGCCTGCTGCCCATGCTGCTGATCATCCAGGGGGTCGTCTTCGCCTACGCCTCCGTCGAGCTGGTCGGCGTCACGGCCGGTGAGACCGAGAACCCCGAGGAGATCATGCCGAAGGCGATCAACTCGATCATGTGGCGTGTGGGCCTCTTCTACGTCGGCTCGGTCGTCCTGCTGTCGATGCTGATGCCGTGGAGCAGCTACAGCGCCGGCCAGAGCCCGTTCGTGACCGTGCTCTCCCACATCGGTGTGCCGGCGGCCGGCGGCGTGATGAACCTGGTCGTCCTCACCGCCGCCATGTCCTCGCTCAACTCCGGCCTCTACTCCACGGGCCGCATCCTGCGCTCGATGGCCGTCAACGGCTCCGCCCCGCGCTTCACCGCCCGGCTCAGCCGCACCCAGGTGCCCTACGGCGGCATCCTGCTCACCAGCGGCATGTGCGTCCTCGGCGTCGGGCTCAACTTCGTGGTTCCGGCGGATGCGTTTGAGATCGTGCTCAACCTCGCGGCCATCGGCATCCTCGCCACCTGGGGCATGATCATGGTCTGCCACCTCTTCTTCTGGCGGAAGACCCGTGACGGCAAACTGACCCGTCCCTCCTACCGCCTGCCCGGGTCCCCGTGGACCGAACTCGTGACACTGGCCTTCCTCGCCTCCGTCCTGGTCCTCATGTACGCCGACGGAGGAGCGGCGCGCACCACCGTGCTGTGCGTGCCACTGATCGCCGCGGCGCTGGTCGCCGGCTGGTACGCCGTCCGCGGCCGCGTGGCGCGCGCCGCCGCGAAGAGCGACGGCTGA
- a CDS encoding (Fe-S)-binding protein: MRAALFVTCVNDALYPRTGIAVVRLLERLGVEVDFPAGQSCCGQPQYNTGYRHEAEPLVRRTAAAFDGYPYVVTPSGSCAAMIREHYPRIGRKAAAEGRGAELAEAAASLAPRVYELTEFLVDVLGVTDVGAYFPHTVTYHPSCHGLRGLGLGDRPRRLLAAVGGLELVELPGAEECCGFGGTFAVKNPAVSAAMGADKIASATATGAAVLCGADNSCLAHLDGILRRRGAPLRALHLAEILAATEEEAPL, from the coding sequence ATGCGTGCCGCCCTGTTCGTCACCTGCGTCAACGACGCGCTCTACCCGCGCACGGGCATCGCCGTCGTACGCCTGCTGGAGCGGCTCGGGGTCGAGGTGGACTTCCCCGCGGGCCAGAGCTGCTGCGGCCAGCCGCAGTACAACACCGGATACCGGCACGAGGCCGAACCGCTGGTACGGCGTACCGCCGCGGCCTTCGACGGGTACCCGTACGTGGTCACCCCCTCCGGGTCCTGCGCGGCGATGATCCGCGAGCACTACCCGCGGATCGGGCGGAAGGCGGCCGCCGAGGGGCGGGGCGCGGAGCTCGCCGAGGCGGCGGCGTCACTGGCTCCGAGGGTCTACGAGCTGACCGAGTTCCTGGTCGACGTGCTCGGGGTGACCGATGTGGGCGCGTACTTCCCGCACACCGTCACCTATCACCCGTCCTGCCACGGCCTGCGTGGCCTCGGGCTCGGGGACCGGCCGCGCAGGCTGCTGGCCGCGGTCGGGGGCCTGGAGCTGGTGGAGCTGCCCGGGGCCGAGGAGTGCTGCGGGTTCGGCGGCACGTTCGCCGTCAAGAACCCGGCCGTGTCGGCCGCCATGGGCGCCGACAAGATCGCGAGCGCCACCGCCACGGGCGCGGCCGTGCTGTGCGGGGCCGACAACTCCTGCCTCGCCCACCTCGACGGCATCCTGCGCCGGCGGGGCGCCCCGCTGCGGGCCCTGCACCTGGCCGAGATCCTGGCCGCGACGGAGGAGGAGGCGCCGCTGTGA
- a CDS encoding FadR/GntR family transcriptional regulator, whose amino-acid sequence MNLSDSQTGGVPRRVSAMEAVYGHLRSAIERGQYVVGDKLPSEAELCRSLEVSRPVLREALRALQAMGLTVSRSGKGTFVLANTVEDPTFGDYAASDLLEVRRHVEIPVAGYAALRRTPEDLDHLGHLLDRMEQETDTTAWVAMDTVFHLAVAEASRNPVFRRVIEEIRDALARQSTFLNELGGRREQSNCEHRAILEALVDGSEHDAVEAMSHHLLRVETTLTDIVRPQRTDTSTEGRPEA is encoded by the coding sequence GTGAACCTGTCAGACAGCCAGACAGGTGGCGTACCGCGGCGCGTAAGCGCGATGGAAGCGGTCTACGGCCACCTGCGCAGCGCCATCGAGCGCGGTCAGTACGTCGTGGGTGACAAGCTCCCCTCCGAAGCCGAGTTGTGCCGGAGCCTCGAGGTCAGCCGGCCCGTGTTGCGGGAGGCGCTCCGAGCTCTCCAGGCCATGGGCCTGACCGTCTCCAGGAGCGGCAAGGGCACGTTCGTCCTGGCGAACACGGTCGAGGACCCCACCTTCGGCGACTACGCCGCAAGCGACCTGCTCGAGGTGCGCCGGCACGTCGAGATTCCGGTCGCCGGGTACGCCGCGCTGCGCCGCACCCCGGAGGACCTGGACCATCTGGGCCACCTGCTCGACCGGATGGAGCAGGAGACCGACACCACCGCGTGGGTGGCGATGGACACCGTCTTCCACCTGGCGGTGGCCGAGGCATCCCGCAACCCCGTCTTCCGCCGCGTCATCGAGGAGATCCGCGACGCGCTGGCGCGTCAGTCGACCTTCCTCAACGAGCTCGGCGGCCGGCGCGAGCAGTCCAACTGCGAGCACCGGGCCATCCTCGAAGCGCTGGTCGACGGTTCCGAGCACGACGCGGTGGAGGCCATGTCCCACCACCTGCTGCGGGTCGAGACGACCCTCACCGACATCGTGCGCCCCCAGCGCACGGACACTTCCACGGAAGGCAGACCCGAGGCGTGA
- a CDS encoding gamma-glutamyl-gamma-aminobutyrate hydrolase family protein, giving the protein MPQPPLIGLTTYLADAQWGEWDLPAAVLPAAYVGCLRAAGGRAVLLPPDAPEAAADVVERLDAVILTGGEDLDPALYGAPPHPRTGPPVRERDRWERAVLVACLARDIPVLGVCRGMQLMNVHAGGTLIQHLPDSVGHDDHNPYRGHFCAHAVTTVPGTRIGALLPGTREVATHHHQAVDRLGAGFIVAARAADGTVEAIESSRHRFAVGVQWHPEMGVDAPVVHALVAAASSAASAEPARVAGRKVRPVRSPPGPIFPTQVS; this is encoded by the coding sequence ATGCCCCAGCCACCACTCATCGGACTCACCACCTACCTGGCCGACGCCCAGTGGGGCGAGTGGGACCTGCCCGCCGCGGTGCTGCCCGCGGCCTACGTCGGCTGTCTCCGGGCGGCGGGCGGCCGCGCCGTTCTGCTGCCGCCGGACGCGCCGGAGGCCGCGGCCGATGTGGTCGAGCGTCTGGACGCGGTCATCCTGACGGGCGGTGAGGACCTGGATCCCGCCCTGTACGGTGCGCCGCCCCACCCGCGCACGGGCCCGCCGGTCCGCGAGCGCGACCGGTGGGAACGCGCTGTGCTGGTCGCCTGCCTCGCCCGCGACATACCCGTGCTCGGAGTATGCCGGGGAATGCAGCTGATGAACGTGCACGCGGGCGGCACCCTCATCCAGCACCTGCCCGACAGCGTAGGACACGACGACCACAACCCCTACCGGGGCCACTTCTGCGCCCACGCCGTCACCACCGTGCCGGGGACCCGGATCGGCGCCCTCCTGCCGGGGACCCGCGAGGTCGCCACGCATCATCATCAGGCGGTGGATCGCCTGGGCGCCGGGTTCATCGTGGCCGCCCGTGCGGCGGACGGCACCGTCGAGGCGATCGAGAGCTCCCGGCACCGCTTCGCCGTGGGCGTCCAGTGGCACCCGGAGATGGGTGTCGACGCGCCGGTCGTGCACGCCTTGGTGGCGGCTGCGAGTTCCGCCGCGAGCGCCGAGCCTGCTCGGGTGGCCGGCCGGAAGGTGCGCCCGGTACGAAGCCCGCCGGGCCCGATTTTCCCGACACAGGTGTCTTGA
- a CDS encoding lactate utilization protein B translates to MPAFPEAAKDAVGDEVLRANLRHATHTIRDKRARAVAELADWELLRAAGKAVKDQTLRHLDRYLLQLEESVTAAGGVVHWAADAEEANRIVTGLVRATGEREVVKVKSMATQEIGLNEALEAAGIAAYETDLAELIVQLGRDRPSHILVPAIHRNRAEIRDIFEAEMGSWGRAAPAGLGDDPRELAEAARLHLREKFLRAKVAVSGANFMVAETGTMVVFESEGNGRMCLTLPDTLISVVGIEKVVPTFRDLEIFLQTLPRSSTAERMNPYTTMWTGTTDGDGPSAFHLVLLDNGRTDTLADEVGRQALRCIRCSACLNVCPVYERAGGHAYGSVYPGPIGAILSPQLRGTGSEIDASLPYASTLCGACYEVCPVAIDIPEVLVHLRERVVQGGPVTREGIRVRIRPARGHAAERAAMRAARHLLDHPCALRAGERLLARARRLRPRRLPGPGRAWTDSRELPELPAEPFRDWWARERGGRGSLGDTEGRGDRGDTGDRGDVGDRGDRRDRGGRT, encoded by the coding sequence ATGCCGGCCTTTCCCGAGGCGGCGAAGGATGCCGTCGGGGACGAGGTGCTGCGGGCCAACCTCCGGCACGCGACGCACACCATCCGCGACAAGCGCGCCCGGGCGGTGGCGGAACTGGCGGACTGGGAACTGCTGCGCGCCGCAGGGAAGGCCGTCAAGGACCAGACGCTCCGTCACCTCGACCGGTACCTGCTCCAGTTGGAGGAATCGGTGACCGCCGCCGGCGGGGTCGTCCACTGGGCCGCCGACGCCGAGGAGGCCAACCGGATCGTGACCGGCCTCGTGCGCGCCACGGGCGAGCGCGAGGTCGTCAAGGTCAAGTCCATGGCCACGCAGGAGATCGGCCTCAACGAGGCCCTGGAAGCCGCCGGGATCGCCGCGTACGAGACCGACCTCGCCGAGCTGATCGTCCAGCTCGGCCGCGACCGGCCCTCGCACATCCTGGTCCCGGCCATCCACCGCAACCGCGCCGAGATCCGGGACATCTTCGAGGCGGAGATGGGGAGTTGGGGCCGCGCGGCACCGGCCGGGCTCGGCGACGACCCGCGCGAACTCGCCGAGGCCGCGCGCCTGCACCTGCGCGAGAAGTTCCTGCGCGCCAAGGTCGCCGTCTCCGGCGCCAACTTCATGGTCGCCGAGACGGGCACCATGGTCGTCTTCGAGTCCGAGGGCAACGGCCGGATGTGCCTGACCCTGCCCGACACCCTGATCTCGGTCGTCGGCATCGAAAAGGTGGTCCCGACCTTCCGCGACCTGGAGATCTTCCTCCAGACACTGCCGCGCTCCTCCACGGCCGAGCGGATGAACCCGTACACGACGATGTGGACCGGCACCACGGACGGCGACGGCCCCTCCGCCTTCCACCTCGTCCTGCTCGACAACGGCCGCACCGACACCCTCGCCGACGAGGTCGGCCGCCAGGCCCTGCGGTGCATCCGCTGCTCCGCCTGCCTCAACGTCTGCCCGGTCTACGAGCGCGCCGGCGGCCACGCCTACGGCTCCGTCTACCCCGGCCCGATCGGCGCCATCCTCAGCCCCCAACTGCGGGGCACCGGCAGCGAGATCGATGCCTCGCTGCCCTACGCCTCCACCCTCTGCGGGGCCTGCTACGAGGTCTGCCCGGTCGCCATCGACATTCCGGAGGTCCTGGTCCACCTGCGCGAACGGGTGGTCCAAGGCGGCCCGGTGACCCGCGAGGGCATCCGCGTACGGATCCGCCCGGCGCGGGGCCATGCCGCCGAACGGGCCGCGATGCGCGCCGCCCGGCACCTCCTGGACCACCCGTGCGCGCTGCGCGCGGGGGAGCGGCTGCTGGCCCGGGCCCGCCGGCTGCGGCCGCGCCGGCTGCCGGGGCCCGGGCGGGCGTGGACGGACAGCCGCGAGCTGCCGGAACTCCCGGCGGAGCCGTTCCGCGACTGGTGGGCGCGGGAGCGGGGAGGCCGGGGAAGCCTGGGAGATACGGAAGGCCGGGGAGATCGGGGAGATACGGGAGATCGGGGAGACGTGGGAGACCGGGGAGATCGGCGAGACCGGGGAGGCCGGACGTGA
- a CDS encoding LysR family transcriptional regulator, whose protein sequence is MHGLDPRLLATLEAVVRHGSFNAAARELGYSAPAVSQQIAELERRAGLRVLERRPVRATPAGEVLLDAEQGVRNALATASVELDAMRAGTAGRIRLGAFASAATSIVPQALAQLHTAYPHVQVSLGQLEPEACYNRLKRGDMDLALSYDYDFIPVPPPRMLRRTLVARDPVVAVVPAHHRLADREVIDLASLASETWIAAPEAALRLELLSQMAKTPGFQARLQYEGDDFNTVLGFVAAGLCVAVMPQLALPRANTQVVARPLAEPQLTRFIYAVRIDTRHAPRTVLDLEQMLAAQALAALA, encoded by the coding sequence GTGCACGGACTCGACCCCCGCCTGCTCGCCACCCTCGAAGCCGTCGTGCGGCACGGCTCCTTCAACGCCGCCGCACGCGAGCTCGGCTACAGCGCGCCCGCGGTCTCCCAGCAGATCGCCGAACTCGAACGCCGCGCGGGCCTGAGAGTGCTGGAGCGCCGGCCCGTGCGCGCCACACCGGCCGGCGAAGTCCTTCTCGACGCCGAGCAGGGCGTCCGCAACGCGTTGGCGACGGCATCGGTGGAACTCGACGCCATGCGCGCGGGTACGGCCGGACGGATCCGTCTCGGCGCCTTCGCCTCGGCCGCCACCAGCATCGTTCCGCAAGCGCTGGCCCAACTCCACACGGCCTACCCCCACGTGCAGGTCAGCCTCGGCCAACTGGAACCCGAGGCCTGCTACAACCGGCTCAAGCGGGGGGACATGGACCTGGCCCTCAGCTACGACTACGACTTCATCCCCGTCCCGCCACCCCGGATGCTGCGCCGGACGCTGGTCGCACGGGATCCGGTGGTGGCCGTGGTCCCGGCACACCACCGCCTGGCCGACAGGGAGGTCATCGACCTGGCCAGCCTCGCGTCCGAGACCTGGATCGCGGCTCCGGAGGCCGCACTGCGCCTGGAACTGCTTTCCCAGATGGCCAAGACGCCTGGCTTCCAGGCCCGCCTGCAATACGAGGGGGACGACTTCAACACCGTGCTCGGCTTCGTGGCCGCAGGCCTGTGCGTGGCCGTCATGCCGCAACTCGCCCTGCCCCGCGCCAACACCCAGGTCGTGGCCCGCCCCCTGGCCGAGCCGCAGTTGACGCGCTTCATCTACGCCGTTCGCATCGACACCCGGCACGCCCCGCGCACCGTCCTGGACCTGGAGCAGATGCTCGCCGCGCAAGCGCTGGCCGCGCTCGCATGA
- a CDS encoding DUF309 domain-containing protein: MDARDRDAEGRARSARPRDGLGRPLAYGEAGVERQPEGVVRTPVETVREAQRLLDAGMPFHAHEVFEDAWKTGPEAEAPLWKGLAQLAVGLTHSARGNAVGGARLLRRGADALAARGKGEAGEAYGVDAAGLVRWARGLALRVEAGERVDAGAEAPRLS, from the coding sequence ATGGACGCACGGGATCGGGACGCTGAGGGGCGGGCGCGGAGTGCTCGGCCACGGGATGGGCTGGGGCGGCCGCTGGCGTACGGGGAGGCCGGGGTCGAGCGGCAGCCCGAGGGGGTGGTGCGGACTCCGGTGGAGACCGTGCGGGAGGCTCAGCGGCTGCTGGACGCCGGGATGCCGTTCCACGCGCACGAGGTGTTCGAGGACGCCTGGAAGACCGGCCCCGAGGCCGAGGCCCCGCTCTGGAAGGGGCTCGCGCAGCTGGCCGTGGGGCTGACGCACTCCGCGCGCGGGAACGCGGTCGGCGGGGCGCGGCTGTTGCGGCGCGGCGCCGATGCCCTGGCCGCGCGGGGCAAGGGGGAGGCGGGCGAGGCGTACGGGGTCGACGCGGCCGGGCTGGTGCGGTGGGCCCGGGGGCTGGCGCTGCGGGTGGAGGCCGGGGAACGCGTCGACGCGGGCGCCGAGGCGCCCCGGCTCTCCTGA
- a CDS encoding VOC family protein — protein MSAHIALTALVVRDYDEAIDFYTRAVGFDLVEDTARPDGSRWVVVRPRGARESALLLARAKDDAQRSRVGDQTGGRVGFFLYTDDFAGDHARMTAEGVRFLEEPRHEPYGSVAVFEDLHGNRWDLLEPKA, from the coding sequence ATGTCCGCACACATCGCCCTCACCGCCCTCGTGGTCCGCGACTACGACGAGGCCATCGACTTCTACACCCGGGCCGTCGGCTTCGACCTCGTCGAGGACACCGCGCGTCCGGACGGCTCCCGCTGGGTCGTGGTCCGCCCGCGCGGCGCCCGCGAATCGGCTCTCCTGCTGGCCCGCGCCAAGGACGACGCCCAGCGCTCCCGGGTCGGCGACCAGACGGGCGGCCGCGTCGGCTTCTTCCTGTACACCGACGACTTCGCGGGCGACCACGCCCGGATGACCGCCGAGGGAGTGCGCTTCCTGGAGGAGCCGCGCCACGAGCCGTACGGCTCGGTCGCCGTCTTCGAGGACCTCCACGGCAACCGCTGGGACCTCCTGGAGCCGAAGGCGTAG
- a CDS encoding LUD domain-containing protein — protein MSSRDRILGRIRRATATAAPAPAVPRDYLPVHGARTPAQTAALLAANLAEYRAKVHRTDEDGLAPLLARLLSERGARSVLVPAGLPPHWLPAADPTRVHDRADSTPYELDAVDSVVTGCALAIAETGTIVLDGGPGQGRRRITLIPDHHICVVRVPDQVVDSVPRALPLLDPTRPLTWISGPSATSDIELDRVEGVHGPRTLEVVLLGAQ, from the coding sequence GTGAGCAGCAGGGACCGCATCCTGGGCCGCATCCGCCGCGCCACGGCGACCGCCGCCCCCGCCCCCGCCGTCCCCCGGGACTACCTCCCGGTCCACGGCGCCCGCACCCCGGCCCAGACGGCGGCCCTCCTCGCCGCGAACCTCGCCGAGTACCGGGCGAAGGTGCACCGGACCGACGAGGACGGCCTCGCGCCCCTGCTGGCGCGGCTCCTGTCCGAGCGGGGCGCGCGGAGCGTCCTCGTACCGGCCGGGCTGCCGCCGCACTGGCTCCCGGCGGCGGATCCGACGCGGGTCCACGACCGGGCGGATTCCACCCCGTACGAACTGGACGCGGTCGACAGCGTGGTGACCGGCTGCGCCCTGGCGATCGCCGAGACCGGCACGATCGTCCTCGACGGCGGCCCCGGGCAGGGCCGGCGGCGCATCACCCTGATCCCGGACCACCACATCTGCGTGGTGCGGGTCCCTGACCAGGTCGTGGACTCCGTCCCGCGGGCGCTGCCGCTCCTGGACCCGACGCGCCCGCTGACCTGGATCTCCGGCCCCTCGGCCACCAGCGACATCGAGCTCGACCGGGTCGAGGGCGTGCACGGGCCCCGCACCCTGGAGGTCGTACTGCTCGGCGCACAATAG